The stretch of DNA GAGGCGAAGTTGTGCTCGAACTTTGGTTGCGTCTGTAAACCATTTCTCAGTGATAATTTGCACATCCCTGCCACATAAGATGTGACTTAAGTTTTTCATAATTAATGTGAAGTATTACTTGAGAAAAAACCATGTTTAATTGCTGCATTAGCTACATTTATCATTCATAATGCTTTTAAAAATGAGATTGTTAAAAATCAGTCGACAACCCCAGGTTTACACGGAAACACATGGTAACAAAATGCTTTATTAATCATAATCCAAAGAACAGATTACAATATAAGTAAAAGAAGTAAAAATCAGAAATGGTCCATCAGTATTTTACCACTTGAAATGGAGTAAAAGAATCATTGCTTCGGCCCTTGAAATTGACAGAACACTGGATACATTTGAGATATCATCTTCTTGGCATTCTCGTATTTGATCGAGGCTAAGAATCTTGTAAGTGCCCTACATAAGAGGATACAAAACAAAATTGAGGGTTCATAAGGGCTAATGGTATGGTGGtccacagaaaaaaaaaaaaaaaaaaaaaaaaaaagaaaaaaaaaaaaaagaaaagaacacTACTTCATTAGAGAAAAGTGAACGTTTGAATCTGGTAGAACGGATCTAGATCCAAACATCCGATCCACCAGATCCGAATAAATAAGGACTTATAATCAAATTAAAGTTCCTAGCATTCATACGAAAATTCATTACTAAAATTTGAGCAAATCGTTTCAAAACTTGTACAAATAGAGCAATGGAAACATTGTTGTGTACTCGTGTGTTCTAAACCCTCAGTCGAAACACACCCCCAAAATCTGGCAAAGGTGATCTAGACTTGAACATTCGATCAACTAAATTTGAAAATTGATTCAATTGAACATGATCTAAAATCAGATACGATTTACGAAATTGCTGTAGATTCTTTTATCAGTATGATACATGCATTATTTTCGTGAGCAGATTGATAGTGACGTAATAAAATTTGATCAAACTAGATCTAATCTACCTTGAAATAACAGAATCGAATCAGACCCGTGCATGGATTCACCTAATAATAATTTAACCAAATATAAGGAACTTAAAATACTCCTCGACTGATTTAACCTTGACTGAAAGACTTCAAACGTCTACCACTCCTTGACAGTTGATACCCCCCAAACAATTTAGAATGTAAAACAGCCACCTTAATCCCCTAGGAAAGCAAAGATAAAACAACTaaaggaaataaataaataaataatcacATCGCCAATATAGTGTTATCAGCTATAAATGAGTGTTTATTTAAAATGAGTTACAGACATATAGCATGGACAAACATGGATCCAATATGATGTTACGCAGATTTCAGAACAATGTAAAACACGGAACATTTTACAAGCCTAGGAGCGAAAATTTTGTGCAAAATAATCTTTACGTAAAAGGACAAAAAGTTAGTTTATGGAAGTATAAAGGCGCAGTTCTTTTCCATCTCAATGTTGACACACTTAATAACTTAATTGGTTTGATGCCTTTAATCGACTATCTACAACTTCACACATGTAGTTACAAACACAACTTTATCGATTTTGCTCCACGAGGAATACATTTTAAGATAGACATGCAAAGTAGAAAAAGAAACCGTTAATTATAGGTAGAACATGCACGAAAAAAGGGAGGATGTATAAATAACTATAATATAACGAGAATTTGTATATTCATTTTCATACCTTCAGATAGCGAGGCAAGTCCTCCATGTCACTAGCCCCATCATCCAAGTCCATactgtcatcgtcatcatcactgCTGTCATCATCAGAGCAAGAAGATGAATCAGGCAAGTCTCCATCTTGACTTTCAGGTTCGCTATCGTCAATAATGTTACCAACTTCCATGTTTTCAGGTTGGTTTTCCTCAACATTATTAACATCGACTTGCTCCATTTCTTCCAATGAAAGAAGGAAGCCTAGACTTGACAATAAAGAAATTTAAACTCTCAAGGGTTTTTAGGGAGCAGAAAGAAGGGATTGTGGAATGTGTGAATAATGGTGGAGAATGGGGCTCTTCTTATAGTGGATTATTAGTTGCATTaggaaatttgatgattttcttACAAATCTGAAAGATAATGAACCATTTTAGGATATATTATATGCAAGTTTTCAATATACATGAACCCAGCCTTACAAAAGAGACCGCCAGTAACTTATTTGCATAATGTTACCTTTTTCTTCATCTAGTGGTgatcaaatataataataaatcaGCCTTTTAGAGTAATGTATCGAACCTGATATTGATGTTACGCAAGGTCAATCTGTCGATTATGTTGCAGTTTTATCAATAATCCTTTCGTTCCAATAAtattacctttgattaaaatactctttcacaaagaataaaaaaggtgAACAATGGACCGGGAAACTGAAACCAAAGTAATACGAAAAAGAATTATGCATGAGCTAACTATAATTTAATACAGAGAACTATAATCGATACATTTGGTTAAGCAGCTTTTCCCTTACGACTAATAAAAATCTGTACAACAATAGAATGCTAGTTCCGTTATAAAAACCGTTTTCAGACACTAACTAAGAAAATCTTCCATAGCCGAGAAAATATACGTAGGAATCAAGTAACATATGTACTATCTATGATCACATTTATACGACTTTTATTAGATTTGTGTGAATGACGTTCTCATAAAGCCTAACTATATATTAAAATACCGTTACAGAACATTTGTCACGTTCGAAATGCAAATTTAAAATCTCAAGTATAAAAGTTATAAATATGTGAGTTAAAAGGTGTTGAGTTAAATAATACTACAACAAGATACTaataatattacatttacacgATGTCGATTAGCTCCATGTTTACGTAGTTCCTTTAAACACTAACTATATATCTAAGTGTTATCGTAGCATAATAGGCCCATCTAAATGAGGTTTGTTCAAATTCTGATTATGAAACGAATAACAATTACCTAAGAAGAAAGTCATTTGTCAAGCAATTCGTAAATTTAATTTAGTACATTATTTGTGCGATACTTGCAATAATATCTATATGATTGGTCTAAACGGAGCCATAGGGCAATTTTATTCTTGATGAGCTTCTAGCCTGTATATCATCCCTTAATGATTTACCAGCTATGTCAGCCAACATCTGCTGATTACTATTATAATTGATGAGATTGGCTCGACCTAACTACGTTTTGCAATATCAATTGGTTTTAATTGATGGTAGCATTCTTAAGAGTGTCAATTCAGAAAACTAAAAGAGCAACTGCCATGACTCCTCATCAATGCCTGCACGACAATCAATCAAAATACAACCAACACAGCATTATTAGTTTACTTCCAGATTTTAATGCACGTTACAGTAATGCACCTAAGACTGAAAATGAGAACCTATGCAAACCATTTCTAGGTATCATCTATGAACTGAAATGCCAAAATGTCAATCAAACAAAAGCTAACACATTTACAGGCAAAATATAGCAACTCAAAAAAACAATCAAAGCTGCAAATAACAATTCAGCAGAACTTACCAAATTGACGCCTATAATTAGGAAGACAATAATGAACAGCAAGATCAGTATGCTCATCCAAACTTCAATATGAGTGGGGTACGCATTATGACAGAACCCTATCAGCTTACTGGGAATTATTGGGCCAGTGTTGAAGACCAAATTTTGTCTCTGGTGATTAATAATTTTTTCCTGAAagtcttcttcatcatcatctgagGAATTGTCTTCTCTTTCATCTGGAAGTTTACCAGTGCTGGATGCACATATAGAATCGTTGATCAGTTAAACCACGTACgataaaaagaaaaaaggaaaacatCTCAAGAAATGTAGCAATCCCAAGCATGTCAGCTCCACCAACCATTTCAGGTTTGTCAAGCTGTTCAGCAATATCATTAACACCTCTGCAGTCCAGACGCAAGTTGAGACAAAATTGCTCACACAGCCCATTTTCAGTCACAGCATAAACACAATACATCAGTCTGTTTCTGTTACGTTCCTCGATTTCAAAGGAACTTGGTTTCATAGATCAAGTTGTTTGCAACTATCTGAAAATGTAAAATGATATGATCTATGCTTTGTAACTAAAACTATCGCCACATGTCAAGGATAAAATGTTCTTTATAGAGCAGAACCTTCATTTTTAGGCAAAATCTTGAATCCAACCTCCGGACATGCAAAAATCATTAGGGCCCAGACTCTGCAATCCACATTTGCGTAAATATAAGGGTATCGTGTCAAACAAGGCAGGGCTGAAATGCTTCGTTGGGGATCTAATTCTCTATGAACTATCAATGACTCAATATGCCTCCCATTGTTCCAGTTCTTGTATAATCAGGCATACATGTAAGGAAGATCATTAACGAAGTTTGACATGAACTAAAATCCTGCTCACCCTAACCAAGTTACGTGCTATACACATATTACCAATTCAGCATAGTAATGCACTCGGCAAACCATTTCGATATCACCATCTCCTACACTAACTAACTTCGAACATTTAATAAATCACAGAAAAGCTAACAGGCCTAACACACATATAAAGCCACACAAAACACAATCCAAACTACAATAGTAATTTAGCAGAAGTTACCAAATCAACGCCACGATTCAGAAATACCAGAAAGCAGGGTAAGATCAGTAGGGGCATCAAAACACATTGAAATCTTTAAAGATATAACCTTCTCAAACCTCTCCACAAAATCATATGAAACCCTCCATTTCTAAGTATTGCCTAAACAAACAACATACCAAAAACACAATAAACTCATGCAGTACAAAACAATCCTTGATGCGAATTCTTACTTAAGGTGATTGTAAGGTTGAAACGGGTCTAGAGCAACCATATACCCGATTAGTAACACACATTAATTTGTGCTAGATATATGTTTTTGAATCCGTTTCACACTTATTAAACTATTAATACCATAAACACCACACCCCAAAAGAACAAGTTTTTTATTTTGTGTATAATCTCTGAACTGCATCGAACCCTAATTTATGATCTCTATTGGCCGTCTGCATACAACATGAGAGATTTCAGTTTCCCATAATTACTTCAAAATTTGTTGTCTGTTAGATTCCTCGATTGAAAGGAATGTCTTGGTTTTGTACAACAAGTTGTATGCAAACAACAGGAAATGTAAAATGATATGTGCTGTGTTTAGTAACTACAATAATGCACAGGCCAAGGATTCAACACTAAGACgttatttatcgcaaaaatcATTATGACACTCCGAACATTGCATCCAAATTTGCGTAAATATAAGGGTATCGTGTTAATCAAGGCAGAACTGAAATGCCCTATCGGAGACCTAATTCTCTATGAACTGCCAATGACTCAATAAGCCTCCCATTCTTCACTACTTGTATAAGCAGGGATATGTATAAGGAAGACCACTAATGAAGTTGACGTGAACTAAAATCCTTATCACCCTAACCAAGTTACGTGCTATACACATATTACCAATTCAGCACAGTAATGCACTCAGCAAACCATTTCGAAATCACCATCTCCTAAACTAACTCTCGAACATTCAATATTTCAAAGAAAAGCTAACACACATAAAGCCACACAAAACACAATCCAAACTACAATAGTAATTTAGCAGAACTTACCAAATCAACGCCACGATTCAGAAATACCAGAAAGCATAGTAAATCAGTAGGGCCTCATTTAACATCTTTAAAGTCAGAACCTTCTAAACATCTCCACAATATCATATGAACCCTCCATTTCTAAGAATTGCCTACACAAACAACACACCAAGAACACAATAAACCCATGGAGCACAAAACAATCCTTGAAGTAGCTAAGTATAAATgtgaattcttatttaagacggttGTAAGGGCGAAACAAGTTTAAAACAACCCATACACCCGATTAGAAATGAGCATTAATTCGAGCTAGATACGCGTTTTTGGATCCATTTCACACTTACTAAACTACagataccaaaaaaaaaacaagtttttCATTTACTGTATACCTCTCTGAACTGCATTGAACCCTAATTTACTGATCTTAATTGGGGAGACACATAAAACATGAAGGATTTCAATTTCTCATAATTAATCCAAAATTAAACACATACCCAACAAAACCCATCAAACAAAATCAGGAAAAATCCAAACTTTAACAACAATTAGACAAATTTAAGCAAAAGCATCATGCATTCATGCTAAAGACcaagataaataaatattaaGAGAAAGATAGAGAAATTCACACCATTATGAAGAATTGATAACCTCTTTCGATTAGTGAAACCGTAAAGCGAAGCCGACGAAGGCGTAATCACTTCCTAAGTACATAAACATGATCAAATTTCTGGTCTTATTGGGAAAGATGATGATGAGCTTATGAAGGAGGGAAAGTTTTGAACTTGAGCTATTTGCGACTTAAATCACTACAAATAGTGAGTAAATGAAATCAAGAAAACATAAATCTATTTCAATACAACAAATAATtgtgtaagacggtcttacacGGAAATATGGGGTAAGACGGTTTTTTGATAAGTACTTTTTTACTTTTACACTTGGGCATAATTTTCTTGTGATTGGGATTTCTTCTACAAAGTACTACGTAtttgtataaaaccgtcttacataaGACTAGCTAAGCTGAATAcacaaattattgtttaagacaGATATATCTATCTTGAACTTAAAACGAACAAATAGGATAGATTAGACAGAAGCAAAATGCCTACTCCGTAGAAACTATAAAAACTTGTCCGCTATTCGACCCATTTTACTCTTAAATCCCGACAATTGTTGTATTGTTTAGGTAATGGaggtatttattttatttttctattgtTTTTGGTGTTGATCAGGAATATCCTATCAACAACCGCGGCAATCTCCTTCAAGGTACTGAAGACAACTTAATGGGTACACTCCTCCCAAGTTCGACCTTTTCATTCGCAATAGTCAGAAATCGAACACCGTAACCACTTGCTTAAGAGATAGAATCCCTTATTACTCACATCAGACAACTTTGGTATTGTCTGGTAATGGAGTTGGAAATAGCCAATTTATCAATTTAACACAAACACATATAGAATTAGGAATTACCATTAAATATTAATACATGAAAATGCAAATTATTTCATTCAATCCATAGAGAAAAAAAGGAGCAAAGAACTCAACCAAAATTGTTCATTGTACTGTAAATTGAAACGAAAAAAAGTAAACTTCTGTAGTTCTGTTGGTTTAAGAACTATAATAAGGCATTAAAGAGCAATCTTCTGGCCTTCTCAGCTTAATCAATGATAGCACATGACACAGATTCTGGCAGCAGTATTGTCATTTGGAAAACTACAGTGTTCACAAATCCACTCGCTTGTTACATCAGCTGATCTTGTCACACGGCTGCTGGTTCCGACATCCTCCTCTGCAGGCCTTCGTTGTACTGACTCCCTTGAGCAAAGCACTGTACGGAGAGCCTTCATGTCTGTGTAACCACGCTGTATAGCAATCGCCATGTTCTTGAAGAAATTCTTAGCCACACTGATTCAAGTCATGAAATTTAACTCAGACTTAATTCCAAATCTACGGAGTTACCAGTACATAAATGTCAAATGTTACGCTACTCGTTTTTTACTGACTCAAAGAAGGTGTTTCCGAATGGTCCATGATGTGAATTATGTAAAAGCTTGAGCTATACTTAAGAGTTAAGACAAACCTCGACTTAAAGCACAGTCTTTCACGGAAATCTTGGAATTCTGCAGCTGGTGCATCAGTAGCAATGAACTTTCTCAGTTCACTAGCAACAGTACACAGGTGTGCCATCACATATGCTCCTTGCCCTGCGCAGCCACGCAACAATTCCATATAAAAATCATGAACAAATCATAACATTAATTCATACTCGTATTTCATACGACTACAACATCAGAAAGAACTTACTTGATAAGTCATCGAAGAGAGACCTCCTGTTTTTATCCTTGAATGCAAGGATGTAATAGTCATACACAGACGCCCACTTGAATACTCGTTTGCATTCTGCTATCTGCAAGGAAGATACAAAACAGTCAAAAGGAGGAAGATAACCCTCGGTGAGATAAAATATTGTATATTTGCTTCGTGATATGTATCGTCTTATTACTAAAATTTACCTGTAGCCACACATCTGTAACAAATGAAGTTTCAGATAGCTGGAGGCCTTGTTTTTCAGCCAGGATTTTCAGCTGCAGTCAGAAATACAGAAAATTACGCGGATTTCTTAATGAATTAGTTAATGTACCGATGATATCCTGCTGAATCTAGACGCAATATGACATGATGCAAATCTGTACATAGCTAGCAATGAAGTCCCAATCTTCGATTTGACCCCTCCTTGGTACTTCTGACTGATACCAGTAACTCGTTTGACGAGTAAAAACAGACTTACAGATTACAGATGGATTAATCAGATGTCATTAGATATTTATTAAATATATCAAAAAAATGGGAGTGTGTCAAGTATTACCTCTGCAAGTTGCAGTGTTAGAAGTTTCCCAAGGGTTTGGTGTTGATCCTGTAAGGGAAGAAACAACGGAATTAAAAGTCATTATCCAAAAATAGAATTTAATAAATATCTTAGTTAGTCTAATACCAAATATCCATGAATTGACGACGACAGATCCAAGTTAGTTACCCTATCAATATCATGCCAGTGTTCGAGAGTGTCCTGATATCTATTCAATTCTTTCGATGCAATTGCCCGATCTTCCGAAATTTCAGCGACCTATGGCAGAAATACTGGTGCATTAGTAATAACTTCAATGATATAATTATCTATCAGTCAAAAACTAAGAGCATGGAAAGTTACCTCTATAAGCTTCACCTCGGTGCATATATGCGTAAAGTAATCAGCTGCCCAGTGACCGTTTTCCAGCCAAGAACAAAGgcatgttctgtaatatatagaCAGTATTTAAGTATTGAACCTTTGTATTATATAGTTGATGATCCGAGATTCCGAGTAAATTTTTACTGGCGAAATTactgaagaaatgaagaaaggtGTGGATTTACTTGCAGAAGTGATAGTTACAGGATGGACAACGCATATGCTTGTTCTCTCCGTTGACCTGCAGTGACTGCTCACATATTGGACAGTTTCTGAGAAACACTGCTTGCCTAAGAGAAAACAGACCGTGATTAGGTTAAGATCGGAAGAAAATAAGGTTAACAAGTCAACTAATGACGAAAGAGTGAGCTAGATACCAGTTTTGTGTCTGCTTTACAGTTTCCGCAGCCCAACAGTTAGCAACTGCGCAGCTAACCGGTTCATGGGATTCTTGCAAACACTGCAAAAGGAAAGCAATCCTCAGTGTGTAAATAAGGCAAGCTAACCCGAAAATAAGACCGTCTTATGTGAGACAACTGACTGCAAGACATAATGAAATGGAATGAAAGAAGGCTTACCCTATAGCAAAAGGTAAAGAGGCATTTGCAGGTGAACCTTGATATTGTTTTACCAGACTCGACAAGTACAGCATGATTGCATCCAAGTGTAGGACACAATTTTCCCTGCATAAATTTGCTTTGAATAAACCAAACGGAACATCCTTTATCTTTTCCTAGATAAATGAACATTCGGTTGAAATATATCATACCTTAATGTTATTGGTGAAGTAAGACCTCGCGAAAAGACTGGAGTAGAGTGTCTGATCACCTTGCAAGGCCAACAGACGTACCAAATCCGGATTCATAATAGCATTACAGGTTTCCACAGGGCATCTTACTATTAGACAGTGGTGTATAAGTGATTTCTTGATTAAATCTGCATGAAAGTAATATCATCACCAGACCGTCTCATATGAGAATTCTCGTTAAAGAACAGCAATGAACGGAAATTAATGACTGTCACAAGTCAAAGCAAACCTTGCCAACATGGATTACAGAACTTATGACTGCAAAATGCATCATAACACGGATACTCAGCAGCAATCCCTGAACATTTTGCGCAAGTCGTCTGTCAAAAATTCCAAATAAGTTCAAATTATCAGCTAATTATGATCAATGACAACCTAAACAGTTCAGATAAATCAACATTTCGCAATATGCTGTCTATAAGCAAGACGATAAGAGTATAAGACTATTACATCTTTTGTGGCGCGAGAATTCAGTCCTGTAGCAAGATT from Silene latifolia isolate original U9 population chromosome 10, ASM4854445v1, whole genome shotgun sequence encodes:
- the LOC141609484 gene encoding putative E3 ubiquitin-protein ligase ARI8, whose amino-acid sequence is MNPDLVRLLALQGDQTLYSSLFARSYFTNNIKGKLCPTLGCNHAVLVESGKTISRFTCKCLFTFCYRCLQESHEPVSCAVANCWAAETVKQTQNWQAVFLRNCPICEQSLQVNGENKHMRCPSCNYHFCKTCLCSWLENGHWAADYFTHICTEVKLIEVAEISEDRAIASKELNRYQDTLEHWHDIDRDQHQTLGKLLTLQLAELKILAEKQGLQLSETSFVTDVWLQIAECKRVFKWASVYDYYILAFKDKNRRSLFDDLSRQGAYVMAHLCTVASELRKFIATDAPAAEFQDFRERLCFKSSVAKNFFKNMAIAIQRGYTDMKALRTVLCSRESVQRRPAEEDVGTSSRVTRSADVTSEWICEHCSFPNDNTAARICVMCYH